Proteins co-encoded in one uncultured Draconibacterium sp. genomic window:
- a CDS encoding MobC family plasmid mobilization relaxosome protein: MVQFNKGGRPRKLDGEKMKYKVTVKMSTVEYFSLIGKSKEAGISQSEFVRQSIMNTTVVQRLTPELNAEIRKLSGMANNLNQIARKANALGYDHIRSEYLFLARKIDRIINKML; the protein is encoded by the coding sequence ATGGTGCAATTTAACAAAGGCGGACGTCCACGAAAATTAGATGGTGAGAAGATGAAATATAAGGTAACGGTAAAAATGTCGACCGTTGAATATTTCTCCTTAATTGGCAAATCGAAAGAGGCCGGGATTTCGCAAAGTGAGTTTGTCAGGCAGTCAATAATGAATACCACAGTTGTTCAACGTTTAACTCCCGAGCTGAATGCTGAGATAAGAAAACTCTCAGGGATGGCCAATAACCTCAACCAGATTGCACGAAAAGCCAATGCCCTGGGGTACGATCACATTCGTAGCGAATACCTGTTTCTTGCGCGTAAGATTGATCGAATCATAAACAAAATGCTATGA
- a CDS encoding response regulator transcription factor: MKILIIEDEKELANSIQEYLSEEQYLCELASTFTEAMNKIDLYNYDCILLDITLPDGSGLKILEELTKEKKEDGVIIISAKNSVDDKINGLQLGADDYLAKPFHLSELTARIYSLIRRKQFNNSQIITQDELEIDLWAKKVCVNKEPLALTKKEFDLLIYFIGNKNRVLSKSILAEHLSGDFADMLDNHDFVYAHVKNLKKKLSDAGCKQYIKTVYGTGYKWEST; encoded by the coding sequence ATGAAGATTTTAATAATAGAGGACGAAAAGGAGTTGGCAAACAGTATCCAGGAATATCTTTCCGAGGAGCAGTACCTATGCGAACTTGCCTCTACGTTTACAGAGGCCATGAACAAAATCGACCTGTATAATTACGACTGTATTCTGTTAGACATAACGCTGCCCGATGGAAGTGGCCTGAAAATTTTAGAAGAACTGACAAAGGAAAAGAAGGAAGACGGTGTTATTATTATTTCGGCAAAAAACTCTGTTGATGACAAAATAAATGGGTTACAGCTTGGTGCGGACGATTATCTGGCCAAGCCCTTTCATTTATCAGAACTTACTGCACGTATCTATTCGCTCATCAGAAGAAAGCAATTTAATAATTCCCAAATTATAACGCAAGATGAATTGGAAATAGACCTTTGGGCAAAAAAAGTTTGCGTAAACAAAGAACCTCTTGCCCTCACAAAAAAGGAATTTGATTTACTGATTTATTTTATTGGAAACAAAAACCGGGTACTGTCCAAAAGCATCTTGGCGGAGCACCTTTCCGGCGATTTTGCCGATATGCTGGATAACCATGATTTTGTATATGCCCACGTTAAAAATTTAAAGAAAAAGTTAAGCGATGCAGGCTGTAAACAATATATAAAAACCGTTTACGGAACAGGCTACAAATGGGAAAGCACCTAA
- a CDS encoding HAMP domain-containing sensor histidine kinase, giving the protein MKPLLNKTTLPFLIYVLIVFVISVPAYYWVVDTIWKEELDEHNQIVANSVQHQFTQLKRSDVELQKSIDLWNEIQPNSILQKTSANDNLKDSVYIEIKQNPYAKSEDIDRFRSLSTIIYIKNKPYRFVTQINIEETDETIGVIALITVVFFIVIVVGLLILTRKLSQNIWRPFYETLRKLKSFNLNRQSEIEFDKTDILEFAGLNDSLRKLIKHNVSAYKSQKEFTENASHELQTPLAVLKNKLDILLQSKDLTEKQYHIIEEMNKALIRSSRINKNLLLLAKIENSQFDNSELLRLDTLVAHSMEGLQEHFNEKSINIGSKIQENIEVKGNSGLTEVLINNLIINAIRHTSPGGAIRVELSKSGLEVRNSGQQPLNTRLLFKRFSRMSANNSGSGLGLAIVQEICRLQGWMVTYRFSNSEHIFFIRI; this is encoded by the coding sequence ATGAAACCATTATTAAACAAAACCACGCTGCCATTTCTTATTTATGTGCTTATAGTATTTGTTATAAGCGTACCAGCCTATTATTGGGTAGTTGATACGATTTGGAAAGAAGAATTGGACGAACATAACCAAATTGTAGCGAATTCGGTACAGCACCAATTCACTCAATTGAAACGATCCGATGTCGAACTTCAAAAAAGCATTGACCTTTGGAATGAAATTCAACCCAATTCTATTCTTCAAAAAACTTCGGCTAATGACAATTTAAAAGACAGTGTTTATATCGAAATTAAACAGAATCCTTATGCAAAATCAGAAGATATTGACCGTTTTAGAAGCCTTTCAACTATAATATATATTAAGAATAAGCCTTATCGGTTTGTTACCCAAATTAATATAGAAGAAACGGACGAAACTATCGGGGTAATTGCTTTAATTACTGTTGTTTTCTTTATCGTAATTGTAGTCGGGTTGTTAATACTTACCCGGAAACTCTCCCAAAATATTTGGCGGCCGTTTTATGAAACACTTCGTAAACTAAAATCTTTTAACCTTAACCGACAATCTGAGATAGAATTTGATAAAACGGATATTTTGGAATTTGCCGGACTTAACGACTCACTGCGAAAACTCATAAAACACAACGTGAGTGCTTACAAATCGCAAAAGGAATTTACAGAAAATGCTTCGCACGAACTGCAAACGCCGTTGGCCGTTTTAAAAAACAAATTAGACATATTGCTGCAAAGCAAAGATCTCACCGAAAAGCAATATCATATTATTGAGGAAATGAACAAAGCATTGATAAGGAGTTCGCGCATAAACAAAAACCTGTTACTGCTTGCCAAAATTGAAAACAGCCAGTTCGATAATTCCGAACTGTTGAGGTTGGATACGTTGGTAGCTCATAGTATGGAAGGGCTACAAGAGCACTTTAACGAGAAAAGCATAAATATCGGTTCTAAAATTCAAGAAAACATAGAAGTGAAAGGCAATAGCGGATTAACTGAAGTGTTAATAAATAATCTTATCATTAATGCGATTCGCCATACGTCTCCGGGCGGAGCTATAAGAGTAGAATTGTCAAAATCGGGTTTGGAGGTGAGAAACTCCGGGCAACAGCCCCTCAACACCCGGTTATTGTTCAAACGGTTTTCCAGAATGTCTGCCAATAATAGCGGAAGCGGATTAGGTTTAGCTATTGTTCAGGAAATTTGCAGACTACAGGGATGGATGGTAACATACCGTTTTTCGAATAGCGAGCATATTTTTTTCATACGTATATAG
- a CDS encoding diacylglycerol kinase family protein, translated as MNFKENGFIKGRIKSFRYTFRGAFLLLKTEHSIMVQATICAVFVLIGFWIGLSRVEWIMQLFAIGLILTAESLNTAIEKLCDFVHPDYNEKIGFIKDISSGAMTFAVVASLLISLLIYYPYIV; from the coding sequence ATGAATTTTAAGGAAAATGGATTTATTAAAGGTCGTATAAAAAGTTTTCGATACACATTCAGAGGGGCATTCCTGCTTCTAAAAACCGAACATTCCATTATGGTGCAGGCTACAATTTGTGCCGTTTTTGTTTTAATTGGATTTTGGATTGGTCTTTCCAGAGTTGAATGGATAATGCAGCTTTTTGCTATCGGTTTAATTCTTACCGCCGAAAGCCTCAACACTGCCATCGAAAAATTGTGCGATTTTGTCCATCCCGATTATAATGAAAAAATTGGGTTTATTAAAGACATATCTTCTGGAGCCATGACCTTTGCCGTGGTTGCTTCGCTTTTAATAAGCCTTCTAATTTATTATCCATATATCGTATGA
- a CDS encoding LTA synthase family protein, translating into MGFLFDLTVALSFVMLYNLYLLLFPKKWAGSWFDKIFTYFYFVVVLFIVFFSLMAEFPFWEEFGVRFNFIAVDYLIYTYEVVSNINESYPLPIIIITLFVLVAASLFLLKKNRAFTNTFSSEIPFLKRLTVSVPILILSACLLVFLTNSMAEFSLNSVVNEVAKNGVFSFFRAYRSNELDYEKFYQTLPEKEAYSILKKNLIQENQAYNSNQIDAILRTTQGSDEIRPNIVMVVIESFSGEFISAFGNQDHITPNFDELTNNSIFFTNLYATGTRTVRGMEALTLSVPPTPGNSIVRRPKNDNLFSIATILKQRNYHPYFIYGGDGYFDNMNSFFGGQGFDIVDRNRGNPLSDNIKTHRYNIPDNEVSFENAWGVCDEDLYKQTLKYADRSSEEKQPFFQVVMTTSNHRPYTFPAGKIDLDQGTRNAAVKYTDFALGKFLKEAKTKPWFSNTVFVVVADHCASSAGKWEININKHHIPAIIYNLKNEPENINRLTSQIDLLPTLLGYLNWGYDTQFYGKDINQTKPGDERAFIANYRTLGFLKNGVFTQVNDRKGAIQFEVSDDGKSMNETQKPNKNLINETISYYQTASERFKNGKMKTE; encoded by the coding sequence ATGGGTTTTTTATTTGATTTAACTGTAGCATTATCGTTTGTAATGCTCTATAACCTCTATTTACTCCTTTTCCCGAAAAAATGGGCCGGTTCCTGGTTCGATAAAATCTTCACGTATTTTTATTTTGTTGTTGTTCTTTTTATTGTGTTTTTTAGCTTGATGGCCGAATTTCCGTTTTGGGAGGAGTTTGGTGTTCGTTTCAATTTTATTGCGGTCGATTATCTTATTTACACCTACGAAGTCGTTTCCAACATCAACGAATCTTATCCGTTGCCAATAATTATCATAACACTTTTTGTTTTAGTTGCTGCATCGTTGTTTTTATTAAAAAAAAATAGAGCGTTTACTAATACTTTTTCCTCTGAAATTCCATTTTTAAAAAGATTAACGGTTTCTGTTCCGATATTAATTTTAAGTGCCTGCTTATTAGTTTTTTTGACTAATTCTATGGCCGAATTCAGTTTAAATTCAGTAGTAAATGAAGTAGCAAAAAACGGGGTGTTTTCATTCTTCAGAGCGTATCGTTCTAACGAGTTAGATTATGAAAAATTCTATCAAACTTTACCTGAAAAAGAGGCTTATTCAATTTTAAAAAAGAACTTAATCCAGGAAAACCAAGCTTATAATTCCAATCAAATCGATGCTATTTTAAGAACAACGCAAGGTTCGGACGAAATCCGCCCCAATATTGTAATGGTAGTGATTGAAAGTTTTAGTGGCGAATTTATTTCGGCTTTCGGAAATCAAGACCACATTACACCAAATTTTGATGAATTAACAAACAATAGCATTTTCTTTACCAATCTTTACGCAACGGGAACCCGAACCGTTCGCGGGATGGAAGCTTTGACATTATCCGTTCCGCCAACACCTGGAAATAGTATTGTACGCCGTCCAAAAAATGATAATTTATTTTCGATAGCTACCATCTTAAAACAGCGAAATTACCATCCTTATTTTATATATGGCGGCGACGGATATTTTGACAATATGAACAGCTTTTTTGGTGGACAAGGTTTCGATATTGTGGATAGAAACCGGGGGAATCCTTTGTCGGACAACATCAAAACACATCGTTACAACATTCCTGATAACGAAGTGAGTTTTGAAAACGCATGGGGCGTTTGTGATGAAGATTTGTATAAACAAACCCTAAAATATGCCGATAGAAGTAGTGAGGAAAAGCAACCATTTTTTCAAGTTGTAATGACGACTTCCAACCACCGGCCTTATACATTCCCCGCAGGGAAAATTGACCTGGATCAAGGTACCCGAAATGCAGCAGTAAAATACACCGATTTTGCTTTGGGTAAATTTTTAAAAGAAGCCAAAACCAAGCCTTGGTTCAGTAATACGGTTTTTGTGGTGGTTGCCGACCATTGTGCGAGCAGCGCTGGAAAATGGGAAATCAACATCAACAAACATCATATTCCGGCGATTATTTATAATCTGAAAAATGAACCTGAAAACATAAACCGATTGACTTCTCAAATCGATTTATTGCCAACGCTTTTAGGGTACTTAAACTGGGGTTACGACACCCAATTTTATGGCAAAGACATCAACCAAACTAAACCAGGCGACGAACGAGCTTTTATTGCAAATTACAGAACGTTAGGTTTTCTTAAAAATGGTGTTTTTACGCAAGTGAACGACCGAAAAGGTGCTATTCAATTCGAGGTTTCGGATGATGGAAAATCAATGAACGAAACCCAAAAACCGAATAAAAATTTAATTAACGAAACCATATCGTACTACCAAACCGCTAGCGAACGTTTCAAAAATGGGAAAATGAAGACAGAGTAA
- a CDS encoding helix-turn-helix transcriptional regulator codes for METKVHEGRNVKRFREMLGIKQDALAYELGEGWTQKKISQLEQKETIELPLLHEIANTLKIPVEAFQNFDEEQAINIISNTVNNNDNASGNSLFSYYPTISPIEQIVKLHEEKIALYERMLKEKDEMMERLEKLITKK; via the coding sequence ATGGAAACGAAAGTACATGAAGGCCGCAATGTGAAAAGGTTTCGCGAAATGCTGGGAATTAAACAGGATGCTCTTGCCTATGAACTGGGTGAAGGCTGGACTCAAAAGAAAATTTCACAGTTGGAACAAAAAGAAACCATTGAATTGCCTTTATTGCACGAGATTGCCAATACGTTGAAAATTCCGGTGGAAGCTTTTCAGAATTTTGATGAAGAACAGGCTATAAATATTATCTCAAACACGGTTAACAACAACGATAACGCAAGCGGAAACTCATTATTTAGTTATTATCCGACAATTAGTCCTATTGAGCAGATTGTCAAACTTCACGAAGAAAAAATTGCGCTCTACGAACGTATGCTGAAAGAGAAAGATGAAATGATGGAGAGATTGGAGAAATTAATTACGAAAAAATAG
- a CDS encoding DJ-1/PfpI family protein — MEQTKSTVYFYIPEQVTILDLSGVLQVFEEAKILGFNYHFEFISNQSRIKSSSGLELCALKDFSKTNPTKNDIVFISGASTHQIVHCNEDQSFFDWLKRANYNKTTICSICSGAFLLAKSGLLNNKECTTHWDFIKKMKTEFPLLKIQDNTLFTKSDNIYTSAGVVTGIDLALFLIEERHGRQIATEVAKGLVVYKRRHATDEQESVYLQNRSHQDEKIHTVQDWIIHNLEEASTIEDLAELVHVSPRNLTRTFKKLTGVTIAEYRTKLRIEKAKSLLSNSDYKIEHIANLCGYKTSKQLRIVLEKHHESLPSKIKNKLS, encoded by the coding sequence ATGGAACAAACAAAATCAACCGTCTATTTTTATATTCCAGAACAAGTTACTATTCTTGATTTAAGTGGTGTTTTGCAAGTGTTTGAGGAAGCTAAAATTTTAGGATTTAATTATCATTTTGAATTCATCAGTAATCAATCAAGGATAAAGAGTTCTTCAGGTTTAGAACTTTGTGCATTAAAAGATTTTAGTAAAACTAACCCAACTAAAAATGACATTGTTTTTATATCTGGTGCGAGTACACATCAAATAGTACATTGTAACGAAGACCAATCTTTTTTTGATTGGTTAAAAAGGGCAAACTATAATAAAACAACCATTTGCAGTATTTGTAGTGGTGCTTTTCTCCTGGCCAAATCAGGACTTTTAAATAATAAAGAGTGTACTACGCATTGGGATTTCATAAAAAAAATGAAAACTGAATTTCCACTTTTAAAAATACAAGACAATACTTTATTTACTAAGTCTGACAATATTTATACCAGTGCTGGAGTAGTTACAGGAATTGATTTGGCTTTATTTCTAATTGAAGAAAGGCATGGAAGACAGATTGCAACAGAGGTTGCGAAAGGATTAGTTGTTTACAAAAGAAGACACGCAACAGACGAGCAGGAAAGTGTGTATTTACAAAATAGAAGTCATCAGGATGAAAAAATACATACTGTACAAGACTGGATTATACATAATTTGGAGGAAGCCTCTACTATTGAGGATTTAGCAGAATTAGTACATGTTAGTCCACGGAATTTAACCCGAACCTTTAAAAAACTAACAGGTGTTACTATTGCTGAATATCGTACAAAATTGAGAATTGAAAAAGCTAAAAGTTTATTGAGTAATTCAGATTATAAAATTGAACACATCGCCAATTTGTGTGGTTATAAAACTTCAAAACAATTGCGAATAGTTCTTGAAAAGCACCATGAATCTTTACCTTCTAAGATTAAAAATAAGTTGTCCTAA
- a CDS encoding cysteine hydrolase family protein, producing MSLKEQNAALILIDFQKGFEQGEYLDKNRNNKDAEKNASIILNKWRELNLPVFHIIHSSINQNSRFHESHSGFEIKDEVKPISGEPVIKKNVHSAFIGTDLKERLEKQGINSLVIIGMTTNHCVSTSTRMAGDYGFDTFLISDATATFDRIGINGENFSAEIIHQTALANLNNDFAKVINTIRLFELVQ from the coding sequence ATGAGTTTAAAAGAGCAAAATGCAGCATTAATCTTAATTGACTTTCAAAAAGGTTTTGAACAAGGAGAGTATTTGGATAAAAACAGGAATAATAAAGATGCCGAAAAAAATGCATCTATAATTTTAAACAAATGGAGAGAATTAAATTTGCCTGTTTTTCATATCATTCATAGTTCAATAAACCAAAATTCACGCTTTCATGAATCGCACTCGGGATTTGAAATAAAAGATGAAGTTAAACCAATCAGCGGAGAACCTGTGATTAAAAAAAATGTCCACAGCGCATTTATCGGTACGGATTTAAAAGAAAGACTGGAAAAACAAGGAATCAATAGCTTAGTAATTATTGGGATGACCACTAATCATTGTGTGTCAACATCGACTAGAATGGCAGGAGACTACGGATTTGATACGTTTTTAATATCAGACGCTACTGCAACATTTGATAGAATTGGAATTAATGGAGAAAATTTTTCAGCGGAAATTATTCATCAAACTGCTTTAGCTAATTTGAATAATGATTTTGCAAAGGTGATTAACACAATAAGATTATTTGAGTTGGTACAATAA
- a CDS encoding GNAT family N-acetyltransferase: protein MQIEKVTYKDLYQIKKLQPEGWPDISVDFIRYINYDFCEPIKVCIENDIVGVGCSIMFKDTAWIAHIIVDSNYRNRGIGYQIVDFLVKSINENKISSISLIATSLGEPVYEKAGFRFVSDYVYLNRTSEWKNKEISRNITLCSSEFYSQLIKLDNKLTGEKRENLLEKHLDNCIIFIDNKIIKGYYLPFLGEGAIYAQESTVGLELMRIKYSTVDKAVIPSDNEIGIEYLKQNGFFESDTKGKRMILGEVINWNPKCIFSRIGGNYG, encoded by the coding sequence GTGCAAATAGAAAAAGTAACATATAAAGACCTTTACCAAATCAAGAAATTGCAACCAGAAGGTTGGCCAGATATTTCCGTAGATTTCATTAGATATATAAACTATGATTTTTGTGAACCTATAAAGGTTTGTATTGAAAATGATATTGTTGGAGTTGGATGCTCAATAATGTTCAAAGATACAGCATGGATAGCACACATTATTGTCGATTCGAATTATCGAAATAGAGGGATTGGATATCAGATTGTTGACTTCCTTGTTAAATCAATAAATGAAAATAAAATTAGCTCAATTTCATTAATCGCAACTTCACTTGGAGAACCTGTTTATGAAAAAGCTGGGTTTAGATTTGTCTCTGACTATGTCTACCTGAATAGGACGTCAGAATGGAAGAACAAAGAAATATCAAGAAATATCACTTTATGCTCTTCTGAATTTTATAGTCAATTGATAAAACTTGATAATAAGTTAACAGGAGAAAAAAGAGAAAATCTGCTTGAAAAGCATCTTGATAACTGTATAATATTTATTGATAATAAAATCATAAAAGGATACTATCTTCCTTTCTTAGGAGAAGGTGCAATTTATGCTCAAGAATCAACAGTGGGATTAGAACTAATGAGAATTAAATATTCCACAGTTGACAAAGCAGTAATTCCATCGGATAATGAAATTGGAATCGAATATTTAAAACAGAATGGATTCTTTGAGAGTGATACAAAGGGGAAACGAATGATTTTAGGAGAAGTCATTAATTGGAATCCAAAATGTATTTTCAGCCGAATAGGAGGAAATTATGGATAA
- a CDS encoding IS481 family transposase: protein MPWKETTTMEQKIEFICEWNSQKYSISELCRVFEISRPTAYKLINKYEKFGLEGLLDDSKAPIHHPNQTDPKVVDKVLKLKERHKTWGAKKLRVLLFNDFTENQIPSVVTVHNILKKNGLVQPQKRLRRIKPTYPIFDPQQCNEVWSADYKGKFKMGNKIYCHPLTIADSRSRFLFTAKAHLHEDLKSVKKEFTRVFRMFGLPKQVHTDNGSPFAAATSIQRFSRLSYWFIELGIFPVFSDPSHPEQNGRHERMHRDLKASCAMPSAFDLKTQQRTLNAFVKEYNNVRPHEALDMMTPAEVHIRSNKPFPERIKEWTYSPGMKVMYVTKSGAIRWKSYYWVYLSRALTGKYVAAIEIGNDVWKVFFRNVLLGYFNQNDLTYKESSTRLSPKIV, encoded by the coding sequence ATGCCTTGGAAAGAAACAACAACTATGGAACAAAAAATTGAATTTATCTGTGAATGGAACTCTCAAAAATATTCCATTTCAGAATTATGCCGGGTTTTTGAAATTTCAAGACCGACAGCGTACAAACTGATAAACAAGTATGAAAAATTTGGGTTAGAAGGTCTATTGGACGATTCTAAAGCGCCAATACACCATCCCAACCAAACAGACCCTAAAGTGGTGGATAAAGTTTTAAAATTGAAAGAAAGACACAAGACCTGGGGGGCAAAAAAACTAAGGGTTTTGTTGTTTAACGACTTTACAGAAAATCAAATTCCATCGGTGGTTACAGTACACAATATCCTGAAAAAAAACGGTCTGGTGCAACCTCAAAAAAGATTAAGAAGGATAAAACCTACTTACCCTATTTTTGATCCACAACAGTGTAATGAGGTATGGAGTGCCGACTATAAAGGAAAGTTTAAGATGGGCAATAAAATATACTGTCACCCTTTGACCATTGCCGACTCAAGAAGTCGTTTCCTGTTCACGGCCAAAGCTCATTTACATGAAGACTTGAAATCCGTAAAGAAAGAGTTTACAAGGGTTTTCAGGATGTTTGGACTTCCCAAACAAGTCCATACTGACAATGGATCTCCATTTGCTGCTGCAACCTCAATACAGCGTTTCTCGAGGTTGTCATATTGGTTTATTGAACTGGGGATTTTTCCCGTATTCTCGGATCCATCGCATCCCGAACAGAACGGAAGACATGAACGAATGCACCGCGATCTAAAGGCATCTTGCGCTATGCCATCAGCATTTGATTTAAAGACACAACAACGCACTTTAAATGCTTTTGTGAAGGAGTATAATAACGTCAGACCACATGAAGCTTTAGACATGATGACGCCGGCAGAGGTGCATATACGATCAAACAAACCATTCCCCGAGAGAATTAAAGAGTGGACCTATTCTCCGGGCATGAAAGTGATGTATGTAACCAAAAGCGGAGCAATAAGATGGAAGTCGTATTACTGGGTATATTTATCCCGTGCTCTAACTGGAAAATACGTAGCTGCTATAGAAATCGGAAACGATGTTTGGAAGGTATTTTTCAGAAATGTACTTTTAGGATACTTTAATCAAAATGATTTAACTTATAAAGAATCATCAACAAGGTTAAGTCCGAAAATAGTGTAA
- a CDS encoding IS481 family transposase — protein MPWKETTTMEQKIEFICEWNSQKYSISELCRVFEISRPTAYKLINKYEKFGLEGLLDDSKAPIHHPNQTDPKVVDKVLKLKERHKTWGAKKLRVLLFNDFTENQIPSVVTVHNILKKNGLVQPQKRLRRIKPTYPIFDPQQCNEVWSADYKGKFKMGNKIYCHPLTIADSRSRFLFTAKAHLHEDLKSVKKEFTRVFRMFGLPKQVHTDNGSPFAAATSIQRFSRLSYWFIELGIFPVFSDPSHPEQNGRHERMHRDLKASCAMPSAFDMKTQQRTLNAFVKEYNNVRPHEALDMMTPAEVHIRSNKPFPERIKEWTYSPGMKVMYVTKSGAIRWRSYYWVYLSRALTGKYVAAIEIGNDVWKVFFRNVLLGYFNQNDLTYKESSTRLSPKIV, from the coding sequence ATGCCTTGGAAAGAAACAACAACTATGGAACAAAAAATTGAATTTATCTGTGAATGGAACTCTCAAAAATATTCCATTTCAGAATTATGCCGGGTTTTTGAAATTTCAAGACCGACAGCGTACAAACTGATTAACAAGTATGAAAAATTTGGGTTAGAAGGTCTATTGGACGATTCTAAAGCGCCAATACACCATCCCAACCAAACAGACCCTAAAGTGGTGGATAAAGTTTTAAAATTGAAAGAAAGGCACAAGACCTGGGGAGCAAAAAAACTAAGGGTTTTGTTGTTTAACGACTTTACTGAAAATCAAATTCCTTCGGTGGTCACAGTACACAATATTCTGAAAAAAAACGGTCTGGTGCAACCTCAAAAAAGGTTAAGGAGGATAAAGCCTACCTACCCTATTTTTGATCCACAACAGTGTAATGAGGTATGGAGTGCCGACTATAAAGGAAAGTTTAAAATGGGCAATAAAATATATTGTCACCCATTGACCATTGCCGACTCAAGAAGTCGTTTCCTGTTCACGGCCAAAGCTCATTTACATGAAGACTTGAAATCCGTAAAGAAAGAGTTTACAAGGGTTTTCAGGATGTTTGGACTTCCCAAACAAGTCCATACTGACAATGGATCTCCATTTGCTGCTGCAACCTCAATACAGCGTTTCTCGAGGTTGTCATATTGGTTTATTGAACTGGGGATTTTTCCCGTATTCTCGGATCCATCGCATCCCGAACAGAACGGAAGACATGAACGAATGCACCGCGATCTAAAGGCATCTTGCGCTATGCCATCAGCATTTGATATGAAGACACAACAACGCACGTTAAATGCTTTTGTGAAGGAGTATAATAACGTCAGACCACATGAAGCTTTAGATATGATGACGCCGGCAGAGGTGCATATACGATCTAACAAACCATTCCCGGAGAGAATTAAAGAGTGGACCTATTCTCCTGGCATGAAAGTGATGTATGTAACCAAAAGTGGAGCCATAAGATGGAGGTCGTATTATTGGGTGTATTTATCCCGTGCTTTAACAGGAAAATACGTCGCTGCTATAGAAATCGGAAACGATGTTTGGAAGGTATTTTTCAGAAATGTACTTTTAGGATACTTTAATCAAAATGATTTAACTTATAAAGAATCATCAACAAGGTTAAGTCCGAAAATAGTGTAA
- a CDS encoding RDD family protein, translating to MKIPKILIFNFFTRQSFNGGFNTLQIFGRRLNSMSMDFSFMLGLVFPFVIILFMPIFIIIASSNDINVLFPMWIGIIPFSCITFLILNKDFYNAKSVAKRHFGYQIVDLKTNCPANELQCVIRNSTMIIWPVEVIASMFNSKRRLGDLIAGTKLIDIDKEDPELIMNEISEKSIVENKSNLIWISIFISLLFSALSILPTLLTII from the coding sequence ATGAAAATACCCAAGATTTTAATATTTAACTTTTTCACCAGACAATCTTTTAATGGTGGATTTAATACGTTACAAATTTTCGGACGAAGATTGAATTCAATGTCAATGGATTTTTCTTTTATGCTTGGACTGGTATTCCCTTTTGTCATAATTCTTTTCATGCCAATTTTTATAATAATTGCATCCTCAAATGACATAAATGTTTTATTCCCAATGTGGATTGGAATAATTCCTTTTTCCTGCATCACATTTTTAATTTTAAATAAAGACTTTTATAACGCAAAGAGTGTCGCGAAAAGACATTTTGGATACCAAATAGTTGATTTAAAAACAAACTGTCCGGCGAATGAATTACAATGTGTAATTAGAAATTCGACAATGATTATTTGGCCTGTAGAAGTAATAGCTTCAATGTTTAACTCGAAAAGAAGATTAGGAGATTTAATTGCAGGAACTAAATTGATTGACATAGATAAAGAAGACCCTGAATTAATTATGAATGAGATTTCCGAAAAAAGTATCGTGGAAAATAAATCGAACTTAATTTGGATTTCAATTTTTATTTCACTGTTATTTAGTGCTTTATCTATATTGCCGACATTACTGACAATAATATAA